CATGTCCTGCACCACGGCGCCGGCGGGCACTTTCAGGTTTTTGCCTACGGCCTCCACTTTCCCGTCGCGGATAACGAGGGTGGCGTCGTCGAGGCGGGTTTTGTAGTCGGTAAAAATGGTGGCGTGCGTGAAGGCAAAGAGGCCGGGGCGTTCGTCGTACACGCCGTTGCGCGGGTACGTGCCCTGCGCCCAGGCCGGACTAACTGCTGCCAGCCCAAACACCAAGCCCAGCAGGCGTAAATGGTTTCGCATGCGAAAAAAAGCGGTGGAAATGAGGTGAGTGAACCCACTAAAGGTAGCCAAAGAAACTGCTGTGCCTACAATGGTTGCAGCCCCGCAAAGCCGAGTTTCGCGGCTTTGCGTAAGTGGGTTGTTGTCAAGCACCTTTTAACCCCACACTTATGCGCAAAGGCTCACGCGTTTCCTGGAAATACGGCACCGGCTCGGCCATTGGCAAAATCGAACAGACCTTTAAAGAGCCGGTAACCCGCACCATTAAGGGCTCCGAAATAACTCGCAACGGCACCGCCGATAACCCGGCCTTCCTTATCGTGCAGGATAACGGCGACCGGGTACTGAAGCTCAAAAGCGAAGTGCAGCCGGTGAGCAAGTAGAACGGTGTGGCGCGCAGTAGCGCGGACTCTGTAGTCCGCGCTACAATCGCGCTACACGCACAAAAAAGGCCCCGCCGGTAACCCGGCGGGGCCTTTTGGGCTTAGGCAGAAAACCGACCTAGGCGTTTTTGGGGTCGGGCTCGATAAAGGCTTGCTCCTCCATTTCGGTGGGGATTACCACGATGCCCTTCTGCAGCTTGGAGTTGCGCTTGCCGTACACGAAGTACACGATGAAGCCGAGCACCATCCAGCCCAGCGCTACCTGCAGCGTGAACAGGTCGAGGCCCACGATCATCAGCAAGCAGATGGCGGCACCCAGGAAAGGCACCAGCGGGAAAGCAGCCGACGAGAGCGGCGAACGGAACGGGCGCGGCTGATCGGGGTCGGTGCGGCGCATGATCCACACGCCGATCGATACCAGCACGAAAGCCAGCAGCGTACCAAACGAGGTAAGGTCGCCGGCCAGGGAGCCGGGCACGAAGGCCGCGAAAGCACCCACGAACACCAGCAGCACCAGGTTCGACTTGTAGGGCGTGCGGAACTTGGGGTGCAGGTCGGAGAAAGCCTTGGGCATCAGGCCGTCGTTCGACATGGAGAAGAACACGCGCGACTGGCCCATCAGCATCACCAGAATAACCGACGAGAAACCGGCCAGGATAGCCACCGTAACGGCGGTGCTCAGCCACTCGAAACCGGGCATGTGCTCTTTAATAGCATAAGCCACCGAGGCTTCGCCGCCCTTCGCGGGGTCGGCAAACTCGCGCCAGTTGGCAACGCCCGTCAGCACGTGGCCGAACAGGATGTAGAGCACGGTGCACACGGCCAGCGAGCCGAGAATACCGATGGGCATGTCGCGCTTGGGGTTCTTGGCTTCCTGCGCGGCCGTCGAAACGGCGTCGAAACCGATAAAGGCGAAGAACACGATGGCCGCGCCACCGATGATGCCGCCCCAGCCGTGCTTGTTCCAGGCGGTGTACTCGCGCACTACCTTACCGGCGGCGTTGGTTACCGGCTCGGCGTTTTCGGGAATGAGGTACGGCGTGTGGTTGGCGGGGTTCACAAACTGCCAGCCTACCGCAATGAATATCAACACGATGGCCACTTTCACCACCACGATAACGGCGTTGAAGGTAGCCGACTCCTGCGTGCCTTTGATGAGCAGCAGCGACAGGGCCACCACAATCAGCAGGGCGGGCAGGTTAATCCAGCCGCCCTCGGAGGGGGCGTGGCAAAGCTCGAAGGGTATTCGGGTGCCAAACACCTCCAAGAGCTTGTTCAGGTATTCGCTCCAGGCAATGGATACCGTGGCGGCACCTAGGGCGTATTCCATAATCAGGGCCCAGCCGATAACCCAGGCCACAAACTCGCCCATGGTGGTGTAGGCGTAGGTGTAGGCCGAACCGGCAATCGGAATCATCGCCGCAAACTCGGCGTAGCACAAGCCCGCAAAGGCGCAGCCGATAGCGGCCACGATGAATGCTAACGTAACGCCCGGGCCTGAGGCTTGAGCGGCCGCCGCAGCGGTACGCACAAACAGGCCAGCCCCGATGATGGCCCCGACGCCGAGTGCCACCAGGTTGGCCGCGCCCAGGGTGCGCTTAAGAGCGCCTTCGCCGGAGGCATTGGCTTCGCCCAACAGCTGAGCGAGCGGTTTTTTGGCGAAAATGTTTGCCATTAGTGAGAGTGAATGGGGAGAATATTTAGAGAGAAGTTGGTCGTGGGATGCCGCAGCGGGCCGCAAACGGACACGTCGGGGCCCGAATATAGGCAGAATCCGGCTTGCTGCTAGCTTGGCCCGGAACTTGCCCCGGCTGACCCGGGCCCGTTAAACCTATGGGCCAGTTTGCCCTCTAAGCAGGCAATATTTCATTACAGACACTCCCGCCATGAAAAAGATGCTTCTGCTGCTGACGGTTGCGGCCCTCGGCTTTACCACTGCTCAGGCCCAAAACCCCGCCAGCGCGAATGCGGGCACGCCCAACCCCGGCAATTACCAGGGCCGCGGGCAGGGCCAAGGCCGTTTCTCGCCCGAGCAGCGCGCCGATCTGCAAACCCAGCGCCTTGCCAAGCAGCTCAGCCTCACGGCCGATCAGCAAACCAAGGTGCGCGCCATCTTCCTGGCGCAAGCCAACGAAATGGAAACCCTGCGCGGCCAGATGACCCCGGGCAACCCCGATGGCCGGCAGGCCCTAGGTCAGAAAATGCAGGAGGCCCGCACGCGTACCGATGAGCAGCTGCGCGGCGTGCTCTCGCCCGAGCAATTTGCCCAGTACCAGGCCAAGCGCGAAGACCAAATGGAAAACCGCCTCGAGCGCCGCGAAGAAATGAAAGACGCCAAGGTGAAAGCCAAAGGCGACAAAGTGAAGGTGAAAGCCGATAAAGGCAAATCAAAAGTGAAAGCCGACTAAGGCGAAGCATCACGTCTCTCGCTCCACCTCTTAAAAGCCGCTCCTGCCCGGGGCGGCTTTTTTGCTTGCCTGACAGCTGCTGCCGTTGCGCCACCTAGGGGCTGCCGCAACGCCCGCCCGGCCCACCCACCCAGGGCACCTGCCTCGGCCTTACCAGCTGGCAAGTTGCCGGCCGGCCGAAATTTCAGGGCACTACCCGGTTGGCCGGATTCTCGGATTGTTATATTTGACAATGTCAGCCTCGGGCGGCCCGTAGCGGCCATGCTGTCAGCTTACGCTTAAACGGCGCGGTGCTTGTAATCGGCAAGCCCTCCGTCGGCGGCCGCGCCACCTGGGTCCGGCAGTTGTCACCTTACTTTACATCCATGAGTCCCCTGCCTTCCTCACAACCCTTCAGGATACACCAGTTCTACGACAAAGGGTTGGCCCACGCCTCTTACGCCGTGCTCAGCGGCGGCCGCATGGCCGTCATCGACCCGGCCCGCGACCCGCAACCGTATTACGACTTCGCCGACGAGCAAGACGCCAAAATCGTGGCCGTCATCGAGACGCACCCGCACGCCGACTTCGTCTCGTCGCACCTGGAAATTGCTGAGGAAACCGGCGCCACCATCTACGTGAGCAAGCTGGTGAAGGCCTCTTACCCGCACAAGCCTTTCGACGAGGGCGACCGGATTTCGGTAGGGCAAGTGGAGCTGCACGCCATCAACACGCCCGGCCACTCGCCCGACTCCATCTGCATTTTGCTGATCGACGAGCTGGGCGGCACCCGCGCCGTATTTACCGGCGACACGCTGTTTGTGGGCGACGTAGGCCGCCCCGACCTGCGCGAAGACGAAGCCGTGGGTGGCCACAAGCGCGAGGAGCTGGCCGCGCAGATGTACGACAGCACCCGCGAAAAGCTGATGACCTTGCCGCCCACCACCAAGGTATACCCGGCGCACGGCCCCGGCTCGTTGTGCGGCAAAACCACCTCCACCGACCTCGACTCGACCATTGGCAAGGAGCTGAAAACCAACTACGCCTTGCAGCCCATGTCGCGCGACGAGTTTGTGCGCGTGCTGCTCGAAGACCAGCCCTTCGCGCCCAAGTACTTCGGCCGCGATGTGCAGATCAACAAGCAAGGCGCGCCGGCGTTCGAGGACTCGGTGCGTTCGGTGCAACACCTGCAAAGCCACACCCCGCTCGAAGCCGGCGTTCCGATTATCGACACCCGTCCGGCGGCGCAATTCCGCCAAGGCCACTTGCCCGGCGCCATCAACCTGATGGACGGCGGCAAGTTTGAAACGTGGCTGGGCTCCATCCTAGGTCCGAAAGAGCCGTTTTATCTGGTGGCCGATTCGCAGATTGCCCTCGACACGGTTATCCGCAAAACCGCCAAAATCGGCTACGAAAGCAACATCAAAGGCGCTCTGCTGACTCCGCGCGAGCTGCCTGCCACCTCGCCGGAGGTTGATGTGGAGCAAGTACGCCAGCACCCCGAGCAGTTCACCATCGTCGACATCCGCAACCGCACCGAGGCCAAGCAGCCCGTGTTCGACAACGCCCTGCTGATTCCGCTGCCCGAGCTGCGCGAACGTGCCCACGAAGTGCCCGCCGATAAGCCCGTGCTGGTGCACTGCGCCGGCGGCTACCGCTCGGCCGCGGGTAGCAGCATCCTGAAGGCTGTGCTGCCCAACGTGCCGGTTTACGACCTAGGCGAAGCTATAACCGAGTTTCAGAAGCAGGCTGTGCATTAAGCGCCTGCTGATCTGAAAGTCAAAAGCCCTGGCCGTGTGCCGGGGCTTTTTGATTTTTAGCCCGCAGAAGCCGCAGAAGTTTTCGCAGAAGTCGCAGAGCTCAGCGGCCACTGCGAAAACCTCTGCGCCCTCTGCGGGCTAAATAAACTGGTTTACCAATTTGATTAAGTAACCTGATTTACTAAACATCGAACCTTCTTGGCGCCGACAATTTGCAGCGAAAATCGGCGCCGCAAACGTTAATTTTGACGTTGCACTGTCACTTACCACCCGCATGAGAGTCCTGCACACCGCCGATTGGCACCTAGGCCAACGCTTCATCAGTGGCCACGAGCGCACCGAGGAGCACCGCCATTTCCTGGAGTGGCTGGTGCGCACCGTGCAGGAGCAGCGCGTGGAAGTGCTGGTGCTGGCCGGCGACGTGTTCGACACTGGCTCGCCCTCCAGCGCCGCGCTCGAGCTGTACTACTCCTTTTTGGTGCAGCTGCGCCAAACCAACTGCCGCGACGTGGTGATTGTGGGCGGCAACCACGACTCGCCGGCCACGCTCAATGCCCCGGCCCGCTTGCTGCGCCACTTGCGCGTACACGTGGTAGGCTGCGTGCCCGATTGCTTCGAGGAGCAGGTGCTGATACTCGACGACGCCCAGGGCCAACCCGCGCTGGTGGTGTGCGCTGTGCCCTTTCTGCGCGACCGGGACGTGCGCCTCTCATTGCCCGGTGAAACCGCCGAGGCGCGCGAAGCCCGCATCAAGCAGGGCATTGCCGACCACTACGCCCGCGTGGCCGAGTGCGAGCAGGTGTGGCAGCACAAGGCCAACGGCCTGCCCGTGCTGGCTACCGGCCACCTCTACGCCGCCGGCGGCTCGGCTTCCGATTCGGAGCGCACCATACACGTGGGCAACCTAGGGCAGGTCACGGCCGACCACTTCCCCGATTGCTTCGACTACGTGGCCCTAGGTCATTTGCACCGCCCGCAGCGCGTGGGCGGGCGCGAGCATATCCGCTACAGCGGCTCCCCCATTCCGCTGTCGTTTTCCGAAATCCACGACCCGAAGCAGGTGTTGCTGCTCGAATTCAAGGGCACCGGCTGCCCCACCATCGAAACCATTGCGGTGCCCACTGCCCGCCGCCTCGTGCGCTTCCACGGCGACCTGGAGGAAGTACTTACGCAACTAGCCGCCTACGACAACGCCGAGCTGCCCCTGCCCGCCTGGGCCGATGTGGAAATCCGCTCCGAAATAGGCCAACTCGAAGTAGCGGAGCAGCTGCTGAAAGTCATCGAAAAGCTCGACCGCAAGCAGATTGAGGTACTGGCCCGCCGGCATTTCCGCATCGTAACGCTCCGGCCCCTAGGTGAAACCGAAGCCGAGCCGCTCACCCGCAGCCTGCACGACTTCTCGGAGCGCGAAGTATTCGAGCGGCGGCTGGAGGGCGAGCCGGAAGATGGCCGCGAACAGCTGCTGCGCACCTTCGATGAGCTGGTGGAGCTGATGCACACCAACTAGGGGCCTCACCCCCCCGCCCCTCTCCAAGGGGAGAGGGGGAGCCTGGGGATTCAATAGAGTTAATTAGCGTTTGTGACGATAAGTGAGAAAATGAATTGTGGATCAACAACTCAAGGAAACTCATCCATCTGCTCAGGAGGCTTGGCATGGGCTACTGCTGATAAGTTGCAGTATAATCTAAGCAGTGTATCGGCCTGGCAGATGCGCCGCCAGCCTACTCTGGCTGAGGCGGTGATGTGGCAGCATTTGCGAGGGAAGCGGTTAGGTTTTCGCTTCAGGAGGCAGAATGTGATTGACCGCTTCATTGCGGATTTCATCTGCATACCCGCCAAGCTTATTGTTGAGGTTGATGGTGGTTATCATAACCAGCCAGAGCAAAACACTTATGATGAAGGCCGTACCCACAATCTGGCAACGCTGGGCGACACCGTCAGCCGCTTTTCCAACGAAGAAGTGCTGCATCAACCCGACTCTGTAGTAGCACAAATCCGACAGCATCTGGCGTAACTTGCTTAGCAAATAGCTAACTACAAAAGCTAGCTCATTCTTACCTTGAATACATGCCCTCGTCAGGCTCCCCCTCTTCCCTTGGAGAGGGGCCGTGCCCCGGAGGGGTCCCGTGAGGCCACCTATGAAAATTCTCCGCGTCCGGTTTTTCAACCTCAACTCGCTGCGCGGGCAGCACGAGATTGACTTCAGCAATGCCCCGCTTTCCGATGCGGGCCTGTTTGCCATTACCGGCCCCACCGGCGCGGGCAAAACCACCATCCTCGACGCCATTACGCTGGCCCTCTACGGCCAGGTGCCCCGCCACGACGGCGAAGTAGCGCAGGTAATGAGCCAAGGTACCGGCGAAAGCTGGGCCGAGGTAGAGTTCAGCGTAAACGGCAAGCTGTACCGCTCGCGCTGGGGCCAGCACCGCGCCCGAAAAAAAGCCGAAGGGCAGCTGCAGGATGCCTCCATGAGCATCAGCGAGCTGAAGGAAGGCTCCGACGAGGGCGTGATTCTGGAAAGCTACAAGTCGCGGGTGCCGGCGCGGGTAGCCGAGCTGAGCGGCCTGGAGTACCGCCAGTTTTTGCGCTCGGTGCTGCTGGCGCAAGGCGAGTTCACGCGCTTCCTGAAATCGAACCCCGGCGAGCGGGCCCAACTGCTCGAAAAGATTACCGACACGCAGAAGTACTCCGAGATTTCGCGCTTTGCCTTTGAGAAAGCCAAGGAAGAAGACAAGCGCAGCGAAGCCCTGCGCGCGGGCCTTGCCGGCGTAACGCTGCTGTCGGAAGACGAACTGACCGCCCTAACGGCCGAAATAACCGCCCTCGAAGCGCAAGCCGCCGCGGCCACCGCCACGCGCCAGCGCCTCAGCGAGGCCCATACCTGGCTGCGGCAGCTCGACGACCTAGGGCTGCGCCGCCAGCGCGCGGCCGCCACCCTGGAGCAGCTAACCGCGCAGGCCGCCAGCCTCGGGCCCGTGCGCCAGCGCCTTACGGCGCACCAGCAGGCCGCGCCGTTCAGCACGCCGTGGGCCTTGGTGCAGCAAACCGATGCACAGCTGCAGCGCCTGCGCCACGAGCAGGAGCAGCTTGCTTTGCGCCGCCCCCTGCTGCACACCACCCTCGAAACAGCCCGCCAGCAACGCGCCACGGGCAAGCAGCACCACGCCCAGACCCAGCAGGCGCAGCACGAGCAAGAGCCTAGGTTGCTCGAGGCCGATAAGCTCGATGGCCTGATTGCGCAGGCCGAGGAGCAGTTGCGCAAAGAGCGCCTGGATTACGACCAACGCCTGGAGCAACACAAGCAGGCCGCCGCCACGCTGGAGCAAACCACCGCGCAGGTGCAAACCCTCGGCACCGAGCTGCACGACCTCGACCAGTGGCTGCAGCACAACCAACGCCTGGCCGAGCTGCCCGCGGCCCTGCCCGACCTCACCAGCGAACTGCAGGTTTGGACGAGCCTGCAGGCCGAATTGGGCGAGCTGAGCAAAGCCGAAGCCGACCTCAAAACCCGCCTGGCCGCCGCCACTGCGGCCGCGCAGCGCGGCCAAACGGAAACCGAAACCACGCAGCAGCGCCTTGCTGCCGTGCGCCAACTGCACCAGGCTGCCGCCACCGAGCGCGACCAGTGGCTGCGCCGCCTGCTGCACCACGTGGCAGCCCTGCAGCGCCAGCACCGCGAGCAAGAGCAGCGCTGGGACGACCTGCGCCGCCTCACCCAGGCCCACCAGCTTATTCTGACGCACGAAGAAGCCCGCCAGCACCTGGTGGCCGGCGAGCCGTGCCCGC
The sequence above is drawn from the Hymenobacter sp. YIM 151858-1 genome and encodes:
- a CDS encoding endonuclease domain-containing protein, coding for MQYNLSSVSAWQMRRQPTLAEAVMWQHLRGKRLGFRFRRQNVIDRFIADFICIPAKLIVEVDGGYHNQPEQNTYDEGRTHNLATLGDTVSRFSNEEVLHQPDSVVAQIRQHLA
- a CDS encoding amino acid permease — its product is MANIFAKKPLAQLLGEANASGEGALKRTLGAANLVALGVGAIIGAGLFVRTAAAAAQASGPGVTLAFIVAAIGCAFAGLCYAEFAAMIPIAGSAYTYAYTTMGEFVAWVIGWALIMEYALGAATVSIAWSEYLNKLLEVFGTRIPFELCHAPSEGGWINLPALLIVVALSLLLIKGTQESATFNAVIVVVKVAIVLIFIAVGWQFVNPANHTPYLIPENAEPVTNAAGKVVREYTAWNKHGWGGIIGGAAIVFFAFIGFDAVSTAAQEAKNPKRDMPIGILGSLAVCTVLYILFGHVLTGVANWREFADPAKGGEASVAYAIKEHMPGFEWLSTAVTVAILAGFSSVILVMLMGQSRVFFSMSNDGLMPKAFSDLHPKFRTPYKSNLVLLVFVGAFAAFVPGSLAGDLTSFGTLLAFVLVSIGVWIMRRTDPDQPRPFRSPLSSAAFPLVPFLGAAICLLMIVGLDLFTLQVALGWMVLGFIVYFVYGKRNSKLQKGIVVIPTEMEEQAFIEPDPKNA
- a CDS encoding hypervirulence associated TUDOR domain-containing protein, which gives rise to MRKGSRVSWKYGTGSAIGKIEQTFKEPVTRTIKGSEITRNGTADNPAFLIVQDNGDRVLKLKSEVQPVSK
- a CDS encoding MBL fold metallo-hydrolase produces the protein MSPLPSSQPFRIHQFYDKGLAHASYAVLSGGRMAVIDPARDPQPYYDFADEQDAKIVAVIETHPHADFVSSHLEIAEETGATIYVSKLVKASYPHKPFDEGDRISVGQVELHAINTPGHSPDSICILLIDELGGTRAVFTGDTLFVGDVGRPDLREDEAVGGHKREELAAQMYDSTREKLMTLPPTTKVYPAHGPGSLCGKTTSTDLDSTIGKELKTNYALQPMSRDEFVRVLLEDQPFAPKYFGRDVQINKQGAPAFEDSVRSVQHLQSHTPLEAGVPIIDTRPAAQFRQGHLPGAINLMDGGKFETWLGSILGPKEPFYLVADSQIALDTVIRKTAKIGYESNIKGALLTPRELPATSPEVDVEQVRQHPEQFTIVDIRNRTEAKQPVFDNALLIPLPELRERAHEVPADKPVLVHCAGGYRSAAGSSILKAVLPNVPVYDLGEAITEFQKQAVH
- a CDS encoding Spy/CpxP family protein refolding chaperone, producing MKKMLLLLTVAALGFTTAQAQNPASANAGTPNPGNYQGRGQGQGRFSPEQRADLQTQRLAKQLSLTADQQTKVRAIFLAQANEMETLRGQMTPGNPDGRQALGQKMQEARTRTDEQLRGVLSPEQFAQYQAKREDQMENRLERREEMKDAKVKAKGDKVKVKADKGKSKVKAD
- the sbcD gene encoding exonuclease subunit SbcD, with protein sequence MRVLHTADWHLGQRFISGHERTEEHRHFLEWLVRTVQEQRVEVLVLAGDVFDTGSPSSAALELYYSFLVQLRQTNCRDVVIVGGNHDSPATLNAPARLLRHLRVHVVGCVPDCFEEQVLILDDAQGQPALVVCAVPFLRDRDVRLSLPGETAEAREARIKQGIADHYARVAECEQVWQHKANGLPVLATGHLYAAGGSASDSERTIHVGNLGQVTADHFPDCFDYVALGHLHRPQRVGGREHIRYSGSPIPLSFSEIHDPKQVLLLEFKGTGCPTIETIAVPTARRLVRFHGDLEEVLTQLAAYDNAELPLPAWADVEIRSEIGQLEVAEQLLKVIEKLDRKQIEVLARRHFRIVTLRPLGETEAEPLTRSLHDFSEREVFERRLEGEPEDGREQLLRTFDELVELMHTN